ATATTGCGCCACTCAGCGGTTCTTTACAGATGGGCGATGGTGTTCATCCTGCTTATTATGCGCAGGAACACGAAGCTTATCAAGAGACGCCGCTTGAACATTTATGGAGCTATCGACCTGATCTCACACAAAAAGAAATCAGGCAGACGCTGGCGAGTGCCGGATTGACCGATAAGCATATAAGGCGTTCGATATCGATGCTAAGCGGTGGTGAACAGGCGAAGGTGCGATTGAGCAAGCTGATGATCACACCGGGCAATGTACTTGTGCTTGATGAACCGACCAACCATCTTGACGTCATCGCTAAAGAATCATTGAAAGACGCTTTATCCCAATATACCGGTACTATTGTGCTTGTCTCGCACGAGCCTGATTTTTATCTGGACTGGGTAACACAGGTGTGGTCTGTACAGGATTGGTGTTAATTTTGATCAATCACGTGATAAAATAACGAAAAGTGATAAATGGGCGGGGATTCGTCTATAATAAGGTTGACATCGTTCAATGTTATCCTTAAGATAACGATTAACTTGAATATTTTATGAAAAAGCAATGAAGAGAAAGAGTACTATGGTGATATCTTTGAACAGAGAGCTCCGGTAGCTGAAAAGGAGTAAAGAAGATCTGTGGGAATATGGTCTCTGAGCTGCGCATCGAACCCCGATTGGGATGTAGGCTGCGCCGGAACCCGCATCCGTTACCATGCTAGGGTATACTCGCGTAATTACGCGCCGTACCTGAAGAGGTGAATGCCGCGAGGCATTTATAAAATTGGGTGGTACCACGTGAGCAGAGCTCTCGTCCCTTTGGGATGAGGGCTTTTTTTGTTGTCTAAAAATTAAGGAGGAATTAAAGATGGCAAATATTTATATTGGCGGTGCATGGCCGTATGCGAACGGATCGTTGCACCTCGGCAGGCTTTCAAGTTTATTACCTGGTGATGTACTGGCACGTTATTTTCGCGCAAAAGGTGAGAAAGTACTATATGTTTCGGGCAGTGATTGTCACGGTACACCTGTGGCGGTTCAGGCTGAAAAAGAAGGCATATCACCGTCGGATTATGCAGGCAGGTACCATGATGAACTTCTGGAATGTTTCAATAAACTGGGGTTTTCGTATGATTTGTACACACGTACCGACACCGCCAACCACCATCAGGTAGTTAAGGAACTGTTCTTAAAGCTGCTCGACAACGAATATTTGTATAGAAAAACAATACAGCAATCCTACTGCGAGAGCGATGAGAGATTTTTGCCGGACCGTTATGTAGAAGGAACTTGTCCTGTGTGCGGACAACGGGCGCGAGGAGATCAGTGCGATTATTGCTCCACCTTGCTGGACCCTTCCGATTTGAGTGAGAGAACGTGCAAATTATGCGGATCAACTCCGGTAGAGCGGCCAACCGAACATTACTATATTGCTTTAACCCGATTACAGTCTGAATTGGAGGAGTATGCGGTTCATGCACAAGGATGGAGAGAGAACGCAAAGCAATTGACCAAAAGATATTTGGAGGAGGGGCTTCAAGACCGTGCAGCGACAAGGGACTTGTCTTGGGGAGTCGATGTTCCTGTCAGTGGATTCGAGGACAAGAAAATCTATGTATGGATTGAAGCCGTCAGTGGGTACTTGTCTGCTAGCAAACAGTGGGCTGAAGAAACGGGAGGTAACTGGGAGCAGTTCTGGCTTGAAGGGGAAGACAGCATTGTATCGTATTATGTACATGGTAAGGATAACGTACCTTTTCATACGCTGATCTGGCCTGCAATATTATTGGGGACTGGTGGACTTCATCTGCCGGATCATATCATTTCCTGTGAATACATGACACTCGAGGGAAAGAAATTCTCTACCAGTCGGAATTGGGCGGTGTGGGTTCCGAATTTACTGAGCCGGTATGATCCGGATACGATTCGTTATTTTCTCATTGCAAACGGACCTGAAAAGCGGGATACCGACTTCTCATGGAGGGAGTTCATTCACAGTCACAATGGTGAGCTGCTCGGTGCTTACGGTAATTTGGTGAACCGAACCTTGGCTTTTATTGTAAAATCTTTCGACGGAGAAGTTCCGGAAGGGGAATTGTCGGAAGAATGGCGAATTACGATAGAGAAACTGTATTTGAAATCCGGGGTACTTATTGAAGACGGAAAGCTTAAAGACGCACTGGAGTATATCTTTGCTGGTGTACGCAAGGCCAACAAGTATTTCGATGAACAAAAGCCGTGGATTCAAATAAAAGATCAGCGGGAGGCATGTGGACATACGTTATACAATTGCGTGCAGATCATTGCCAATCTATCGCAGCTGCTTCATCCATTCATCCCCTTTTCATGTGAGAAGGTAAGAAGGTTCCTGAATTTAGCGCAGCCGTCCTGGAAGATGATAAATGTACCCGTTCAGCAGAGTATAAGCGATCTAGAATTGCTGTTTGAGCGCATTGATGTCAGTCGGATCGAGGAGGAAACCAACCTCTTGAATAAACAGTTGCTGGATTCTAACTAGAAAAAAAGAGTGCTATGCTCATTTGGCAGTCCAGTAGGAGTAGGAGAGAAAAATAATG
Above is a window of Paenibacillus uliginis N3/975 DNA encoding:
- the metG gene encoding methionine--tRNA ligase — encoded protein: MANIYIGGAWPYANGSLHLGRLSSLLPGDVLARYFRAKGEKVLYVSGSDCHGTPVAVQAEKEGISPSDYAGRYHDELLECFNKLGFSYDLYTRTDTANHHQVVKELFLKLLDNEYLYRKTIQQSYCESDERFLPDRYVEGTCPVCGQRARGDQCDYCSTLLDPSDLSERTCKLCGSTPVERPTEHYYIALTRLQSELEEYAVHAQGWRENAKQLTKRYLEEGLQDRAATRDLSWGVDVPVSGFEDKKIYVWIEAVSGYLSASKQWAEETGGNWEQFWLEGEDSIVSYYVHGKDNVPFHTLIWPAILLGTGGLHLPDHIISCEYMTLEGKKFSTSRNWAVWVPNLLSRYDPDTIRYFLIANGPEKRDTDFSWREFIHSHNGELLGAYGNLVNRTLAFIVKSFDGEVPEGELSEEWRITIEKLYLKSGVLIEDGKLKDALEYIFAGVRKANKYFDEQKPWIQIKDQREACGHTLYNCVQIIANLSQLLHPFIPFSCEKVRRFLNLAQPSWKMINVPVQQSISDLELLFERIDVSRIEEETNLLNKQLLDSN